The following are encoded together in the Bradyrhizobium algeriense genome:
- a CDS encoding substrate-binding periplasmic protein — translation MHHGLIPGSAAIAILATLIAQGTTHRADGASLAEVRQNGILRLCANPSALPYSNLTDRGGLAGFKVELAEVLAHEMGFELGVTWVRNAGDIKNSDCDVLMDVVASAASYDREGLTGPLTTHLPLRYSRPYADSGVVLAISSRSSVRRLEDLHGQKIGVMAGTVEHEWLAKHGFRVSVFASQEDIIAAIEAGEIEVGATNPVVVGWYRHEHPSTAVRIPDGYEPEPALRWSVSVGLRRADDALLAAVDAAVSRVVEQRIPAQIYAKYGITYLPPSGAGLQ, via the coding sequence ATGCATCATGGTCTGATCCCTGGCAGTGCTGCTATCGCCATACTCGCGACGCTCATCGCCCAAGGCACAACACACCGTGCGGACGGTGCATCACTAGCAGAGGTGCGGCAGAATGGTATCCTACGCCTCTGCGCCAACCCATCCGCACTCCCTTATTCGAACCTCACCGATAGAGGTGGTCTTGCCGGGTTCAAAGTCGAGCTCGCGGAAGTATTGGCGCACGAGATGGGATTTGAGCTCGGTGTGACCTGGGTTCGAAACGCCGGTGATATTAAGAACTCGGATTGCGATGTCTTGATGGACGTCGTCGCCTCCGCCGCAAGCTACGATCGGGAGGGACTTACCGGGCCGCTGACAACCCATCTACCTCTTCGCTATTCGAGACCTTACGCAGACAGTGGTGTTGTCCTCGCCATTTCATCTCGATCTTCGGTTCGTCGGCTTGAGGATTTGCACGGTCAGAAGATTGGCGTCATGGCTGGCACCGTCGAGCACGAGTGGTTGGCCAAACACGGCTTCCGCGTTTCGGTCTTCGCCTCTCAAGAAGACATAATTGCCGCTATCGAGGCAGGCGAAATCGAAGTCGGCGCCACAAACCCCGTGGTTGTCGGCTGGTATCGGCACGAACACCCCAGCACGGCAGTAAGGATACCCGACGGATACGAGCCAGAACCGGCACTGCGCTGGAGTGTTTCAGTCGGGCTTCGCCGAGCGGACGATGCGCTGCTTGCAGCCGTGGATGCTGCGGTGTCACGAGTTGTCGAGCAGCGGATACCAGCGCAGATCTACGCGAAGTATGGCATTACCTATCTACCCCCTTCCGGCGCAGGTCTACAGTAA
- a CDS encoding ABC transporter substrate-binding protein, with amino-acid sequence MFDIRRRQFITLLGGAAAWPLAAGAQQSAMPLIGLLSSDSAESYAGRLTAIRRGLEEIGYTEGQNVTIEYRWAEGQYDRIPGLVVDLLRHRLAVIAADGTTAARAAQAATTVIPIVFLGGDDPIRAGLVSNLNRPAANVTGVTLLNVTLGPKRLELLHEMLPDAAIITLFINRNSPVAELTVVDMQYAARTLGLQLDIHAADIAAEHDIDVAFENLAKTRKGPLLIGADAFLVSRSEQLGALAFRHAIPAILSYREFVAAGGLMSYAASRAEVYRQGGTYLGRILKGAQVSDLPVLQPTRFELIINGKTAKALGLTVPAALLSRADEVIE; translated from the coding sequence ATGTTCGACATTAGACGGCGCCAGTTCATCACGCTGCTTGGCGGTGCAGCGGCGTGGCCGCTCGCGGCAGGCGCGCAACAGTCAGCGATGCCGCTAATCGGGCTTCTCAGCTCCGACTCTGCCGAATCATATGCCGGCCGCCTGACCGCAATCCGTCGGGGCCTGGAGGAAATCGGTTACACCGAGGGCCAAAACGTCACGATCGAATATCGCTGGGCGGAGGGTCAATACGATCGAATTCCGGGGCTGGTCGTCGATCTGCTGCGGCATCGTTTGGCTGTAATTGCCGCCGACGGGACAACTGCGGCGCGTGCGGCGCAAGCGGCCACCACCGTCATTCCGATTGTTTTCCTGGGAGGAGACGACCCGATTCGGGCCGGGCTCGTCTCAAACCTCAACCGTCCGGCTGCAAATGTCACCGGAGTGACTTTGCTCAATGTCACTCTGGGCCCAAAACGGCTGGAGCTTTTGCATGAGATGTTGCCGGACGCTGCCATCATCACGCTGTTCATCAACCGCAATAGCCCAGTTGCGGAGTTGACCGTTGTAGACATGCAGTACGCTGCGCGCACACTTGGATTACAGTTAGACATACATGCCGCTGATATCGCGGCCGAACACGACATCGATGTGGCGTTCGAAAACCTTGCCAAAACACGAAAGGGGCCGCTGTTGATCGGCGCCGATGCGTTCCTCGTTAGTCGCAGCGAACAACTGGGCGCGCTTGCTTTTCGTCACGCAATCCCGGCGATTTTGTCGTATCGCGAATTCGTTGCAGCTGGTGGCTTGATGAGCTACGCCGCAAGCCGCGCTGAGGTATATCGTCAAGGTGGCACCTACTTGGGCCGCATCCTCAAAGGTGCCCAGGTGAGCGATTTGCCAGTCCTGCAGCCAACTCGCTTCGAATTGATCATAAATGGAAAGACCGCAAAAGCGTTGGGCCTTACTGTACCCGCTGCGCTCCTATCGCGCGCTGACGAGGTGATCGAATAG
- the ltrA gene encoding group II intron reverse transcriptase/maturase: MYDHEKSDPAIVAVKPTNKAGQPAAELVEPRAGAEGNVSQQSTGRAQYRGTVSQALARIRQAARQRKKEKFTALFHHVSIDHLAEAFSELKENAAAGVDGLTCRDYEQHLERNLEDLHARVHRGAYRALPSRRVYIPKPDGRQRPIAVAALEDKIVQRATAAVLSAIYEEDFLGFSYGFRPGRSTHDAMDALMVGITSTKVNWILDADIRSFFDTVSQEWLIKFVEHRVGDRRIIRLIQKWLKAGVLEDGIVTVSDKGTGQGSVISPLLANLYLHYAFDLWAERWRRREAAGNMIIVRYADDLIVGFEHETDARRFLDEMRKRLQEFALSLHSEKTRLIEFGRFAVENRKRRGLGKPETFTFLGFTFICGKTRRGKFQIKRKSRRDRMQAKLQAIKQELRRCMHQPIPQQGRWLQQVVTGYFNYHAVPTNSSTLTAFLFHVTNLWRRTLRQRSQKDWTTWERIKRLADDWLPKPRILHPWPESRFAVRHPRWEPYARIGPVRICAGGAR; encoded by the coding sequence ATGTACGATCATGAGAAGTCTGACCCCGCCATAGTAGCTGTGAAGCCGACGAACAAAGCCGGGCAACCGGCTGCGGAGTTGGTGGAGCCAAGGGCGGGGGCCGAGGGGAATGTGAGTCAGCAAAGCACGGGCCGGGCACAGTACCGGGGAACCGTGTCACAGGCGCTGGCGCGCATACGGCAAGCTGCAAGGCAAAGGAAGAAGGAGAAGTTCACCGCGCTCTTCCATCACGTCAGTATTGATCACCTCGCAGAGGCATTCTCTGAACTCAAGGAGAATGCTGCAGCTGGAGTGGACGGGCTGACATGTCGGGACTACGAGCAGCACCTTGAGCGCAATCTTGAGGACCTGCATGCTCGCGTCCATCGGGGAGCGTATCGGGCACTACCGTCGCGGCGGGTTTACATACCCAAGCCGGATGGTCGGCAACGCCCGATCGCGGTCGCCGCCCTTGAGGACAAGATCGTCCAGAGGGCTACGGCTGCGGTGCTGAGCGCGATCTACGAGGAAGATTTCCTCGGGTTCTCGTATGGGTTCCGACCCGGACGCAGCACGCACGATGCGATGGATGCGCTCATGGTCGGGATCACGAGCACAAAGGTGAACTGGATACTGGACGCCGACATCCGCTCGTTCTTCGACACAGTGAGCCAGGAGTGGCTCATCAAGTTTGTGGAACATCGCGTCGGCGACCGACGCATCATCCGCCTGATCCAGAAATGGCTCAAGGCAGGCGTCCTGGAAGACGGGATCGTGACGGTCAGTGACAAGGGGACCGGGCAGGGTTCGGTGATCTCACCGCTTCTGGCCAATCTCTACTTGCACTACGCTTTCGACCTCTGGGCCGAGCGCTGGCGACGGCGTGAGGCTGCGGGCAATATGATCATCGTGCGCTACGCCGACGACCTCATTGTTGGCTTTGAGCACGAGACCGACGCCCGTCGCTTCCTCGACGAGATGCGTAAGCGGTTACAGGAGTTTGCACTGTCGCTGCATTCGGAGAAGACCCGGCTGATCGAGTTTGGACGCTTCGCGGTGGAAAACCGCAAGCGGCGCGGGCTCGGCAAACCGGAGACCTTCACCTTCCTGGGCTTCACCTTTATCTGCGGCAAAACTCGTCGGGGCAAATTCCAAATCAAACGGAAGTCCCGGCGGGATCGCATGCAGGCAAAGTTGCAAGCCATCAAACAGGAACTGCGACGGTGCATGCATCAGCCGATTCCCCAGCAGGGAAGATGGTTGCAGCAGGTCGTCACCGGCTACTTCAACTACCACGCGGTGCCGACAAATAGTTCGACGCTGACCGCGTTCCTATTCCACGTCACCAATCTCTGGCGGCGCACGCTACGGCAGCGGAGCCAGAAAGACTGGACGACCTGGGAGCGGATCAAGCGGTTGGCCGACGACTGGCTCCCGAAACCGCGAATCCTTCATCCGTGGCCGGAGAGTCGCTTCGCCGTTAGACACCCAAGGTGGGAGCCGTATGCCCGAATTGGGCCCGTACGGATCTGTGCGGGGGGCGCGAGGTAA
- a CDS encoding serine hydrolase domain-containing protein — MVSSVDRRAVIVGSGALLLAGHGSAKGAPMTSESVSDSPADLHDGWRVGSPAGHGFDPALLQDMRRRVADGRLDNVHAIIVARDGVLVYEQYAAGQDQNGLEPAKHTVFNATTRHNGNSMTKSVTSLLVGVALQRGWIKTLDALVLDYFPEYADVRTPEKSGITLYHLLTMSDGLDWSEFKPPFDSLGNMRGAKDAYRYVLERPAAAPPGHTYNYNSGATELIGAVLRKTSGKSLDVLARDELLAPLGIEDVEWNRQLPDGQPQASGALRARPRDWAKLGQLVINRGVWNDRQIVPSAWIADSIKPRNNGPGMFLYGYHWWLGRSFCRGRVVEWAGAMGWGGQRLMIIPDLGLVALVHAWLPNRMNLPETILLNEFEFILPAAMPS, encoded by the coding sequence GTGGTTAGCAGCGTGGATCGACGCGCCGTCATTGTCGGCTCCGGAGCATTGCTGCTTGCCGGGCACGGTTCAGCAAAAGGAGCCCCGATGACTTCGGAGAGCGTGTCGGACAGTCCTGCGGATCTTCATGACGGTTGGCGTGTCGGAAGTCCTGCAGGGCATGGGTTCGACCCCGCGCTACTGCAGGATATGCGTCGGCGTGTGGCCGATGGCCGGCTCGACAACGTTCACGCCATCATCGTTGCGCGCGACGGTGTGCTTGTTTACGAGCAGTACGCTGCCGGGCAGGATCAAAATGGTCTTGAGCCAGCAAAGCATACTGTGTTCAACGCGACGACGAGGCACAATGGCAACTCGATGACCAAGAGCGTGACCTCGCTCCTGGTCGGCGTCGCCCTGCAGCGTGGCTGGATCAAAACTCTGGATGCACTGGTTCTGGATTACTTTCCGGAATATGCCGATGTGCGCACGCCAGAGAAGAGCGGGATCACGCTGTACCATCTGCTGACGATGTCGGACGGCCTTGATTGGTCCGAGTTTAAGCCGCCGTTCGATAGCCTCGGCAACATGCGTGGCGCGAAGGACGCTTATCGCTACGTCCTGGAACGGCCGGCCGCTGCGCCGCCGGGGCACACGTACAACTACAATAGCGGAGCGACCGAGTTGATTGGCGCGGTCTTGCGGAAGACGAGTGGCAAGTCGCTTGACGTGCTGGCGAGAGACGAATTGCTCGCGCCACTGGGCATCGAGGACGTCGAATGGAATCGACAATTGCCGGATGGTCAGCCGCAGGCGAGCGGTGCATTGCGGGCTCGCCCACGCGACTGGGCGAAGCTTGGTCAGCTGGTGATAAACCGCGGTGTCTGGAATGACCGGCAGATTGTCCCGTCGGCCTGGATCGCGGACTCGATCAAGCCTCGCAACAACGGACCGGGAATGTTCCTGTACGGTTATCATTGGTGGCTCGGGCGCTCGTTCTGCCGCGGAAGAGTCGTCGAATGGGCCGGTGCGATGGGCTGGGGTGGTCAGCGATTGATGATCATTCCGGATTTGGGCCTGGTGGCGCTCGTTCATGCATGGCTGCCGAACCGGATGAACCTTCCGGAGACTATTTTGCTGAACGAGTTTGAGTTTATCCTGCCTGCGGCAATGCCTTCCTGA
- a CDS encoding transporter, with amino-acid sequence MINRLSFLVALVASTAIGASAASAHHPGIGGIGGAGGIFTIGAGTLDQGQFAFSAFVDYLRLKQLSDPTLLANIGKDVHGLQTVESRALAFAYGITNDLTISARLPWVRRTGILEGVQEDPADPATVRDRGNTSGFGDVTVLGQYRFLNNQVSGTQAAVLFGVKAPTGATNLVDPFGELFEAEFQPGSGSWDGLFGAAFSQRLTPALSFHANVLAIATGTGTQDTNLGNRFLYNGALAYRLFGETASEPHSHDPRNAYAHAGHDHSRMVTKAPIAATPHGHIALDALLEVNGEWHDKQRTAGVIDPNSGGNTIFISPGLRLTVENWSSYVLVGIPVVNDYNGIQATPTWRVLAGVSAVFGP; translated from the coding sequence GGTGCGAGCGCCGCATCGGCCCATCATCCAGGTATCGGCGGCATCGGCGGTGCTGGCGGCATTTTCACGATTGGCGCCGGCACCCTCGATCAGGGGCAGTTCGCCTTCTCCGCGTTCGTTGATTATCTCCGGCTGAAACAACTGAGCGATCCGACTCTGCTCGCCAATATCGGTAAAGACGTCCATGGCCTGCAAACGGTTGAGAGTCGAGCGCTTGCGTTTGCCTATGGCATCACCAATGACCTAACGATCTCGGCGCGCCTACCATGGGTGCGACGTACCGGCATCCTAGAAGGCGTGCAGGAAGATCCGGCCGATCCCGCAACGGTACGTGATCGCGGCAATACATCTGGCTTTGGCGATGTGACCGTGCTTGGCCAATATCGCTTCTTGAACAATCAGGTGAGCGGAACGCAAGCGGCGGTGCTGTTCGGCGTCAAGGCACCAACCGGTGCGACCAACCTGGTTGACCCGTTCGGCGAGCTATTCGAGGCCGAATTTCAACCTGGATCTGGCTCTTGGGATGGGCTGTTTGGCGCCGCTTTCAGTCAGCGATTGACTCCGGCCCTGAGCTTTCACGCTAACGTACTCGCGATTGCGACCGGGACCGGGACGCAAGACACCAATCTGGGCAACCGATTTCTCTACAATGGCGCGCTGGCCTACCGGCTGTTCGGCGAAACCGCGAGCGAGCCGCATTCGCACGACCCGCGCAACGCCTATGCGCATGCCGGCCATGATCATTCGCGGATGGTGACCAAGGCTCCGATCGCGGCCACTCCGCACGGTCACATTGCCCTCGACGCTCTGCTCGAGGTCAATGGCGAGTGGCACGACAAGCAGCGAACCGCCGGCGTCATTGATCCGAATTCAGGGGGTAACACGATATTCATTTCGCCGGGTTTGCGCCTGACGGTTGAGAACTGGTCGAGCTACGTGCTGGTCGGCATCCCGGTCGTCAATGATTACAATGGAATTCAAGCGACCCCCACGTGGCGCGTCCTGGCCGGGGTCTCCGCCGTCTTCGGGCCCTGA